From Streptomyces griseorubiginosus, one genomic window encodes:
- a CDS encoding DUF4180 domain-containing protein: protein MATDDVVPLSGVNVLHCAPDGPQLDGERAALDLIGDAMGRDALVVAVPVARVAEDFFRLRSGVAGAVMQKFVNYQIRLAVVGDVTRHTDDSTALRDFVHETNQGGHIWFLPDLDTLDEKLRATG, encoded by the coding sequence GTGGCCACTGACGACGTCGTTCCCCTGAGCGGAGTGAACGTCCTGCACTGCGCCCCCGACGGGCCGCAGCTGGACGGCGAGCGGGCCGCCCTCGACCTGATCGGCGACGCGATGGGCCGCGACGCCCTGGTGGTCGCCGTACCCGTGGCACGGGTCGCCGAGGACTTCTTCCGGCTGCGGTCGGGCGTCGCGGGCGCGGTGATGCAGAAGTTCGTGAACTACCAGATCCGGCTCGCCGTCGTCGGTGATGTCACCCGCCACACAGACGACAGCACCGCCCTGCGCGACTTCGTCCACGAGACGAACCAGGGCGGCCACATCTGGTTCCTGCCGGATCTGGACACACTGGACGAGAAACTCCGCGCGACCGGGTGA
- a CDS encoding MBL fold metallo-hydrolase, whose protein sequence is MAARIERLVTSGQFSLDGGTWDVDNNVWIVGDDHEVIVIDAPHDADAILEAVGDRRLTAIVCTHAHNDHIDAAPALAERTGATIWLHPDDLPLWKQTHPDRDPDAHLRDGQVIEAAGADLQVLHTPGHAPGAVCLYDPGLGTVFTGDTLFQGGPGATGRSFSHFPTIIDSIRDRLLALPPETKVLTGHGDPTTIGAEAPHLQEWIARGH, encoded by the coding sequence ATGGCCGCCCGCATCGAACGCCTCGTCACCTCCGGGCAGTTCAGCCTCGACGGCGGCACCTGGGACGTCGACAACAACGTCTGGATCGTCGGCGACGACCACGAGGTGATCGTCATCGACGCCCCCCACGACGCCGACGCCATCCTCGAGGCGGTGGGGGACCGCAGGCTGACCGCGATCGTCTGCACCCACGCCCACAACGACCACATCGACGCCGCGCCCGCCCTCGCCGAGCGCACCGGCGCCACGATCTGGCTGCACCCCGACGACCTGCCGCTGTGGAAGCAGACCCACCCCGACCGCGACCCCGACGCCCACCTGCGCGACGGACAGGTCATCGAGGCCGCCGGTGCCGACCTCCAGGTGCTGCACACCCCCGGCCACGCGCCCGGCGCGGTCTGCCTCTACGACCCCGGCCTCGGCACCGTCTTCACCGGCGACACCCTCTTCCAGGGCGGCCCGGGCGCCACCGGCCGCTCCTTCTCCCACTTCCCCACGATCATCGACTCGATCCGCGACCGGCTGCTGGCCCTGCCGCCCGAGACGAAGGTCCTCACCGGCCACGGAGACCCGACCACGATCGGCGCCGAGGCTCCGCACCTGCAGGAGTGGATCGCGCGTGGCCACTGA